Proteins encoded by one window of Erwinia pyrifoliae DSM 12163:
- the rho gene encoding transcription termination factor Rho: protein MNLTELKNTPVSDLITLGENMGLENLARMRKQDIIFAILKQHAKSGEDIFGDGVLEILQDGFGFLRSGDSSYLAGPDDIYVSPSQIRRFNLRTGDTISGKIRPPKEGERYFALLKVNEVNYDKPENARNKILFENLTPLHANSRLRMERGNGSTEDLTARVLDLASPIGRGQRGLIVAPPKAGKTMLLQNIAQSIAYNHPDCVLMVLLIDERPEEVTEMQRLVKGEVIASTFDEPASRHVQVAEMVIEKAKRLVEHKKDVIILLDSITRLARAYNTVVPASGKVLTGGVDANALHRPKRFFGAARNVEEGGSLTIIATALVDTGSKMDEVIYEEFKGTGNMELHLARKIAEKRVFPAIDYNRSGTRKEELLTTSEELQKMWILRKIIHPMGEIDAMEFLINKLAMTKTNDEFFDMMKRS from the coding sequence ATGAATCTTACCGAATTAAAAAATACGCCGGTTTCTGACCTGATAACTCTCGGCGAAAATATGGGGCTGGAAAACCTGGCCCGTATGCGTAAACAGGACATTATTTTCGCCATCCTCAAGCAACATGCTAAAAGCGGCGAAGATATCTTCGGCGATGGCGTGCTGGAAATATTGCAGGATGGATTTGGTTTCCTCCGCTCCGGCGACAGCTCTTACCTCGCTGGCCCCGATGATATCTACGTTTCCCCCAGCCAAATTCGCCGCTTTAACCTTCGCACGGGTGACACCATCTCTGGCAAGATCCGTCCGCCAAAAGAGGGAGAGCGTTACTTTGCGCTGCTGAAGGTTAACGAGGTTAACTATGACAAACCGGAAAATGCGCGCAATAAAATCCTGTTTGAAAACCTAACGCCGCTGCACGCTAACTCACGTCTGCGCATGGAGCGGGGTAACGGTTCTACCGAAGACTTGACCGCACGCGTGCTGGATTTGGCTTCGCCGATTGGTCGCGGTCAGCGTGGCTTGATTGTCGCCCCGCCGAAAGCGGGTAAAACCATGCTGCTGCAAAATATTGCGCAGAGTATTGCTTACAACCATCCTGACTGCGTGCTGATGGTGTTGCTGATTGACGAGCGCCCTGAAGAAGTGACGGAGATGCAGCGTCTGGTCAAAGGGGAAGTTATCGCTTCTACCTTTGATGAACCTGCATCACGTCACGTTCAGGTCGCTGAAATGGTGATCGAGAAGGCTAAGCGCCTGGTCGAGCACAAAAAAGACGTCATCATCCTGCTGGACTCTATCACTCGCCTGGCGCGTGCCTATAACACCGTGGTTCCTGCCTCTGGCAAGGTACTGACCGGTGGTGTGGATGCCAATGCCCTGCACCGTCCAAAGCGTTTCTTTGGCGCTGCACGTAACGTTGAAGAGGGCGGCAGCCTGACCATTATCGCTACCGCGCTGGTGGATACCGGTTCGAAGATGGATGAAGTGATCTACGAAGAATTCAAAGGTACAGGTAATATGGAACTGCATCTGGCGCGTAAAATCGCCGAGAAACGCGTGTTCCCTGCTATCGATTACAATCGCTCCGGTACGCGTAAGGAAGAGTTGCTGACGACGTCGGAAGAGCTGCAAAAAATGTGGATTCTGCGTAAGATCATTCACCCAATGGGCGAAATTGATGCGATGGAGTTCCTGATTAATAAGTTGGCGATGACCAAAACCAACGATGAATTCTTCGATATGATGAAACGTTCATAA
- the gppA gene encoding guanosine-5'-triphosphate,3'-diphosphate diphosphatase, whose protein sequence is MQSASSLYAAIDLGSNSFHMLVVREVAGSIQTVARIKRKVRLAAGLDADNNLSDESMERGWQCLRLFSEQLQDIPSEHIRVVATATLRIAPNAGSFLVKAQEVLGCPVNVISGEEEARLIYQGVAHTTGGSDKRLVVDIGGGSTELVTGKGAQTTTLVSLSMGCVTWLERYFTDRQLGRANFEQAEQAARAMIRPIADSLKEQGWQMCVGASGTVQALQEIMMAQGMDERITLSKLQQLKQRAIECGKLEELEIEGLTLERALVFPSGLSILIAIFNELDISSMTLAGGALREGLVYGMLHLPVDRDIRSRTLHDVQRRFAIDAEQAERVRQLAESFARQVSQRWKLDERSRELLASACLIHEIGLSVDFRQAPQHAAYLVRHLDLPGFTPAQKKLLATLLQNQVANIDLPLLSQQNALLPRIAERLARLLRLAIIFASRRRDDRLPAVRLQADDDNLTLTLPSGWLEAHPLRAELLEQEARWQSYVHWSLIIL, encoded by the coding sequence ATGCAGAGCGCATCATCACTTTATGCTGCGATCGATTTAGGGTCGAACAGCTTTCACATGTTGGTGGTGCGTGAGGTGGCTGGTAGCATCCAGACCGTCGCCCGCATCAAGCGCAAGGTGCGTCTTGCTGCCGGACTCGATGCGGATAATAACCTTTCCGACGAGTCAATGGAGCGCGGATGGCAGTGTCTGCGGCTGTTTTCTGAACAGCTGCAGGATATCCCCTCCGAACATATCCGCGTGGTGGCGACGGCTACCCTGCGCATTGCCCCCAATGCGGGAAGCTTTCTGGTTAAAGCGCAAGAGGTGCTTGGCTGCCCGGTAAACGTGATCAGCGGCGAGGAAGAAGCGCGCCTGATTTATCAGGGCGTGGCGCATACCACCGGGGGGTCGGATAAACGTCTGGTGGTCGATATCGGCGGTGGCAGCACCGAACTGGTCACCGGCAAGGGGGCGCAAACCACTACGCTGGTTAGCCTGTCTATGGGCTGCGTCACCTGGCTGGAGCGCTATTTCACCGACAGACAGCTGGGTCGGGCGAATTTCGAACAGGCCGAGCAGGCGGCTCGCGCGATGATCCGTCCGATTGCCGACTCGCTAAAAGAGCAAGGCTGGCAGATGTGCGTAGGCGCATCCGGCACCGTGCAGGCGCTGCAGGAAATTATGATGGCGCAAGGCATGGACGAGCGCATCACGCTGAGCAAACTGCAGCAGCTGAAACAGCGTGCAATCGAGTGCGGCAAGCTGGAAGAGCTGGAAATTGAGGGGTTGACCCTTGAGCGTGCGTTGGTCTTTCCAAGTGGCCTGTCGATACTTATCGCCATTTTTAACGAACTGGATATCAGCAGCATGACGCTGGCGGGTGGTGCGCTGCGCGAAGGGCTGGTGTATGGCATGCTGCATCTACCGGTCGATCGCGATATTCGCAGCCGCACGCTGCATGATGTCCAGCGCCGTTTTGCTATCGACGCGGAACAGGCAGAGCGGGTGCGCCAGCTGGCGGAGAGCTTTGCCCGCCAGGTCAGCCAGCGCTGGAAGCTGGACGAGCGCAGCCGCGAATTACTGGCAAGCGCCTGCCTGATCCACGAGATTGGGCTGAGCGTCGATTTCCGTCAGGCACCGCAGCATGCAGCCTATCTGGTTCGCCATCTGGATTTGCCCGGCTTTACTCCGGCACAGAAAAAATTGCTGGCCACCTTGCTACAAAATCAGGTTGCTAACATCGACCTGCCGTTACTGAGCCAACAAAATGCCCTGCTCCCGCGCATTGCCGAACGCCTGGCTCGCCTGCTGCGCCTGGCGATCATTTTTGCCAGCCGCCGACGCGATGACAGGTTACCGGCGGTACGTTTGCAGGCCGATGATGATAATCTGACTTTGACGCTGCCGTCCGGCTGGCTGGAAGCCCATCCGTTACGTGCTGAGCTATTGGAACAGGAAGCACGCTGGCAGAGTTACGTGCACTGGTCGTTAATAATTCTGTGA
- the trxA gene encoding thioredoxin TrxA, with the protein MSDKIVHLTDDSFETDVLKADGLTLVDFWAEWCGPCKMIAPILDEVAAEYEGKLTVAKLNIDENPATAPKYGIRGIPTLLLFKNGEVAATKVGALSKGQLKEFLNANLG; encoded by the coding sequence ATGAGCGATAAAATTGTTCACCTGACCGATGACAGCTTTGAAACCGACGTCCTGAAAGCTGATGGGTTAACGCTGGTCGACTTCTGGGCAGAATGGTGCGGCCCGTGCAAAATGATCGCCCCGATCCTTGACGAAGTGGCTGCCGAATATGAAGGCAAACTGACTGTTGCAAAGCTGAACATCGATGAGAACCCGGCAACGGCACCTAAATACGGCATTCGCGGTATTCCAACCCTGCTGCTGTTCAAAAATGGTGAGGTTGCTGCAACTAAAGTTGGCGCACTGTCTAAAGGCCAGCTTAAAGAGTTCCTGAACGCAAATCTGGGCTAA
- the wzzE gene encoding ECA polysaccharide chain length modulation protein — protein sequence MNHPDAGDNELDIRGLCCALWCGKLWIIAGGVLFALLAWIYSLLVTPQWSTIAIVDRPTVNALSGFYSQQQFLKNLDMPAGNLTVAPPTVNDEAYQEFIMQLFAWDSRHDFWLHSSYYQKRKSGNARQDAALLDKLIADIQLQPADSAKNINDTVKIVAETAADANTLLRQYVAFANARATAHLNQELSAAWAARRIQLKAQIKRQEEVAKAIYDRQLNSVRQALKLAQQHGFEQAKTQTPSEQLPDSELFLLGRSMLQARLENLLAGGPSYDLAYYQNRAMMMTLNVGPTLVESFQTWRYLRTPEEPVKRESPRRALLMMMWGAVGVLVGAGTALIRRPRR from the coding sequence ATGAATCATCCTGATGCTGGCGATAACGAACTGGATATTCGCGGCCTTTGCTGCGCGCTATGGTGTGGTAAACTTTGGATTATCGCCGGTGGCGTGTTGTTTGCACTGCTGGCCTGGATCTATTCACTGTTGGTTACGCCACAATGGAGTACGATTGCCATCGTCGATCGGCCAACGGTGAATGCGTTATCCGGGTTTTATTCTCAGCAGCAGTTTTTGAAAAATCTCGATATGCCTGCAGGTAATCTGACCGTTGCGCCGCCAACGGTCAATGATGAAGCGTATCAGGAATTCATCATGCAGCTGTTCGCCTGGGACAGCCGGCACGATTTCTGGCTGCATTCCAGCTACTACCAAAAGAGGAAGAGCGGCAATGCGCGTCAAGATGCCGCATTACTGGATAAACTGATAGCCGATATCCAGCTACAGCCCGCCGACAGCGCAAAAAATATCAATGATACCGTTAAGATTGTGGCGGAAACGGCTGCCGATGCGAACACCCTGTTACGTCAATATGTGGCGTTCGCCAATGCACGCGCTACGGCTCATCTTAATCAGGAGTTGAGCGCAGCCTGGGCCGCCCGCCGCATACAGTTAAAAGCGCAGATCAAACGTCAGGAAGAAGTCGCCAAAGCGATTTACGACCGTCAGTTAAACAGCGTCCGACAGGCTTTGAAGCTTGCGCAGCAGCATGGGTTCGAGCAGGCGAAAACACAAACGCCTTCCGAACAGCTGCCAGACTCGGAACTGTTCCTGCTTGGGCGCTCTATGCTGCAGGCGCGGTTGGAAAATTTGCTGGCCGGCGGTCCGTCTTACGATCTGGCGTACTATCAAAACCGGGCGATGATGATGACGCTGAACGTGGGGCCAACGCTGGTGGAATCATTCCAGACCTGGCGTTATTTACGTACCCCGGAAGAACCAGTGAAGCGTG
- the wecA gene encoding UDP-N-acetylglucosamine--undecaprenyl-phosphate N-acetylglucosaminephosphotransferase produces the protein MNLLNTSTELALTFLFSLAFLFFARKAAKKIGLVDKPNYRKRHQGAIPLVGGISVFAGSCFAFALTDFYIPHIWLYLGCAGSLVMVGALDDRYDISVKFRALVQAAVAVVMMMKAKIYLLSLGYIFGPWELIVGPFGYVLTLFAVWAAINAFNMVDGIDGLLGGLSCVTFFAMGIILLFDGQNSLAMWCFIMISAIFPYILLNLGMLGRRYKVFMGDAGSTLIGFTIIWILLETTQGQNHPITPVTALWLIAIPLMDMVAIMYRRLSKGMSPFSADRQHIHHLIMRAGFTSRQAFVLITAAAALLALIGGLGEYLSFVPEWVMLVLFLLAFMLYGYCIKRAWRVARMIKRLKRRLRNSNNGNKPSVDR, from the coding sequence GTGAATTTACTCAATACGAGTACGGAGCTTGCCCTAACTTTTTTATTTTCGTTAGCGTTTCTTTTTTTTGCGCGCAAAGCCGCTAAGAAAATTGGACTGGTGGATAAACCTAACTACCGCAAGCGTCATCAGGGGGCGATTCCGTTAGTCGGCGGTATTTCTGTCTTTGCCGGAAGTTGCTTCGCCTTTGCATTAACGGATTTCTACATTCCTCATATCTGGCTGTACTTAGGCTGTGCGGGCAGTCTGGTCATGGTTGGCGCACTGGATGACCGCTATGACATCAGCGTGAAATTTCGTGCCCTGGTTCAGGCGGCTGTTGCCGTCGTCATGATGATGAAAGCCAAGATTTATCTGCTAAGCCTTGGCTATATCTTCGGCCCCTGGGAGCTGATTGTCGGTCCATTTGGTTACGTCCTGACGCTGTTTGCCGTCTGGGCTGCTATCAATGCGTTCAATATGGTAGATGGAATCGACGGGCTGTTGGGCGGGTTGTCCTGCGTCACGTTCTTTGCCATGGGCATTATTTTACTATTTGACGGCCAGAACAGCCTCGCCATGTGGTGCTTTATCATGATTTCCGCCATCTTTCCCTACATTCTGTTGAATCTCGGCATGCTTGGCCGTCGTTATAAAGTTTTTATGGGTGATGCGGGCAGCACGCTGATTGGCTTTACCATTATTTGGATCCTGCTGGAAACCACTCAAGGGCAGAATCATCCTATCACTCCCGTCACGGCGCTGTGGCTGATTGCCATCCCGCTGATGGATATGGTGGCGATTATGTATCGCCGTCTGAGCAAAGGCATGAGTCCTTTCTCGGCTGACCGTCAACATATTCACCATCTGATCATGCGTGCAGGTTTTACCTCACGCCAGGCGTTTGTGCTGATCACCGCAGCGGCGGCCTTGCTGGCGCTGATTGGCGGGCTTGGGGAGTATCTTTCATTCGTGCCTGAATGGGTAATGTTGGTGCTGTTTTTACTGGCATTTATGCTTTATGGCTACTGCATTAAACGCGCGTGGCGTGTGGCGCGCATGATAAAACGCCTGAAGCGCCGGCTGCGAAATAGCAATAACGGTAATAAACCCTCTGTTGACAGATAG
- the rhlB gene encoding ATP-dependent RNA helicase RhlB, translating into MSKTHLTEQKFSDFALHPQVIEALETKGFHNCTPIQALALPFTLSGRDVAGQAQTGTGKTMAFLTSTFHHLLSHPAPEGRQVNQPRALILAPTRELAVQIHADAEPLAQISGLKIGLAYGGDGYDKQLKVLESGVDVLIATTGRLIDYAKQNHVNLGAIQVVVLDEADRMFDLGFIKDIRWLFRRMPAANQRLNMLFSATLSFRVRELAFENMNNAEYVEVEPDQKTGHRIKEELFYPSNEEKMRLLQTLIEEEWPDRTIIFANTKHRCEDIWGHLAADGHRVGLLTGDVAQKKRLRILDDFTKGDVDILVATDVAARGLHIPAVTHVFNYDLPDDREDYVHRIGRTGRAGANGHSISLACEEYALNLPAIEEYIGHSIPVSRYNSDALMGDLPPPKRLTRNRSGNGPRRGGNNNRRSSAPRSPNRKRSG; encoded by the coding sequence ATGAGCAAAACACACTTAACAGAACAGAAGTTTTCCGACTTCGCCCTGCACCCTCAGGTGATCGAAGCCCTTGAAACTAAAGGGTTTCATAATTGCACGCCTATTCAGGCGCTGGCATTACCTTTTACGCTCTCCGGGCGTGATGTAGCAGGTCAGGCGCAAACAGGTACCGGCAAAACGATGGCGTTTCTGACGTCAACGTTCCATCATCTTCTTTCTCACCCCGCTCCGGAAGGCCGTCAGGTTAACCAGCCCCGCGCGCTAATCCTCGCCCCAACGCGCGAACTGGCGGTACAGATCCATGCAGACGCCGAGCCGCTGGCACAGATATCGGGCCTGAAGATCGGCCTGGCCTATGGCGGAGACGGTTATGATAAACAGCTAAAAGTACTGGAAAGCGGTGTCGATGTGCTGATCGCAACAACGGGCCGTTTAATCGATTACGCTAAACAAAATCACGTCAACCTGGGCGCCATCCAGGTAGTGGTACTCGACGAAGCTGACCGTATGTTTGACCTCGGCTTCATTAAAGATATTCGCTGGTTATTCCGTCGCATGCCTGCCGCTAACCAGCGCCTGAATATGCTGTTCTCCGCCACCCTGTCGTTCCGCGTACGCGAGCTGGCGTTTGAGAACATGAACAATGCCGAATACGTTGAAGTCGAACCGGACCAGAAAACCGGGCATCGTATTAAAGAAGAACTGTTCTACCCCTCCAACGAAGAAAAAATGCGTTTGCTGCAAACGCTGATTGAAGAAGAGTGGCCGGATCGCACCATCATCTTCGCCAATACCAAGCATCGTTGCGAAGATATCTGGGGCCATCTGGCTGCTGATGGCCATCGTGTTGGCCTGCTGACCGGCGATGTCGCGCAGAAAAAGCGCCTGCGCATCCTTGATGACTTCACCAAAGGTGATGTTGATATTCTGGTGGCCACCGACGTGGCCGCACGCGGTCTGCACATTCCCGCAGTGACCCACGTCTTTAACTACGACTTGCCTGACGACCGTGAAGATTACGTACACCGTATTGGTCGCACCGGGCGTGCGGGCGCTAACGGTCATTCTATTAGTCTTGCCTGTGAAGAGTACGCGCTGAACCTGCCGGCCATCGAAGAGTATATCGGGCACAGCATTCCGGTCAGCCGTTATAACAGTGATGCGCTGATGGGCGACCTTCCGCCGCCGAAGCGTTTGACCCGCAACCGTTCAGGTAATGGCCCGCGTCGTGGCGGTAACAATAACCGCCGCAGCAGTGCACCGCGTAGCCCTAACCGCAAACGTTCAGGTTAA